Sequence from the Nitrosopumilus maritimus SCM1 genome:
GAACACCTGAACCAGTAATTACTCTAGTAATACAAATTGAACCAGAACCAACACCAACCTTTACTGCATCAACACCTGCTTTTATCAAATCCTCAGCACCTTGAGCAGTTGCAATATTTCCAGCTATTAATTCACAGTCAGGAAATGCTTTCTTGATGTTACGAACTGTACTAATTGCATTTTCACTATGACCATGTGCAATATCAACAACAAGAACATCAGCACCTGCATTTAACAAAGATTCACTTCTCTCCAAAAAGTCACCTTTGACACCAACTGCAGCTCCAACTAAGGGTCTGCCTTTCTTATCTTTAGATGCATTTGGATAATCAGTATTATTTGTAATATCCTTACTAGTGATTAATCCTTGTATAATACCAGAATCATCAACGATTGGGAGTTTTTCAATTCTGTGTTTATGTAAAATGTCTTTTGCTTCATCCAAGGATACACCTGGTTTTGCAGTAACAACATCCTTTGTCATTACATCAGCAATTGTTCCGTTTGAACCAGCAAAAAGTAAATCTCTTTCAGTGACAATTCCCACTAATTTGGAATTTGAATCAACAACTAACAAACCAGAAATTTCTTTGTCTTCAGCATAATCTAATGCATCTTGGATGGATTTGTCTGATGAAATAGAATATGGATTCTCGATCATAACGCTGCCTGAACGTTTTACCTTTAGCACTTCATTTGCCTGCTCCTGAATAGTCAAAAATCTATGAATAATTCCTATTCCTCCAGCACGAGCCATAGCTACAGCCATAGATGACTCTGTAACAGTATCCATATTTGCACTCACAAAGGGGATGTTAATTGTGATGTTTCGAGATAATTTTGTGGTCAGATCGGTCTGACTTCTACTCGTAATATCTGAATATTTGGGTACAAGAAGAACATCATCAAAAGTTAATCCTTCTTTGAATTCCAATGAAACCTTGTTAAGAAAGTTGAATATTGATTATAAGCCTTTGTGTTATTTTTTCAGGTTTGATGCTATTGTTATTGCATCTTTTGTAGCATTTACGTTATGTGTACGTATAATGTCTGCACCATTAACTACAGATATTGCTTCAGCAGCAATAGATCCAAACAAGCGATCAGATGGATCTTTTTGTAAAATTTCTCCAAGAAAGGATTTGTTTGAAACTGAGATCAAAACTGGATAGTTTCCTTTGATAGAATTCAAATTTTGGATTATAGTTAGATCTCTTTTAACCCAATCAGATTTGATTTTGGTGAAAAATGGTCCGTTTCCTTTTTTTCTAAAAAATCCAATTGAAGGATCTAACACAATTTTTTCAGAGGGCACATGAGATTTTTTTGCAATCTTCAAGCTTTCTTGAAGTAATTTTTTTGTAGACATAAGATTGCCCGTTACGGTTTTTGAACTAAAAGCACACAAGATTAATGATGGCGAAAAATCTGAAATTACATCTTTCATTTTTTCATCATATTTTAAACCAGAAATATCATTGATGATTTCCACACCATTCTCTAAGGCATCTCTAGCAGGTTTTGCCCTACATGTATCAACAGATATTGGAATATTAGATACATCTTGAATAATTTTTACTGCTTCAAGTATTCTCTTTGATTCAGTTTTTTCAGATACCATAGTAGAAAGATAGGGTGCAGTAGACATTCCACCTACATCGATAAAATCTACACCATCATTTTCCATTTCTTTAATAGAATTCTTTATCTGAGTTTTAGTAGTTTGAATAGATTTTTTATAAAATGACTCAGGACTAGTGTTCAAAATACCCATGATGCGAACTGGATTTTTACCTCCAACACCCACTTTTGCAATTCTAGTCACATGATTTATCAAAAACTAATGCAATTTGAGTCATATGATGATTTCAGGTTGGAAAGCAAAGTATGCAGATATTCTAAAGGAATTCAAATATGATGAGAAAAAAGACAAGGAATCAGCCATATTATTAGATACAATTCTGAAAAAATCAAAAACCATCAAAAAAATTCAGGATCTAATTCAAGGAAATACAGTATTGGTAATAGGTTCTGGCCCTTCATTATCACATGCA
This genomic interval carries:
- the guaB gene encoding IMP dehydrogenase, producing MEFKEGLTFDDVLLVPKYSDITSRSQTDLTTKLSRNITINIPFVSANMDTVTESSMAVAMARAGGIGIIHRFLTIQEQANEVLKVKRSGSVMIENPYSISSDKSIQDALDYAEDKEISGLLVVDSNSKLVGIVTERDLLFAGSNGTIADVMTKDVVTAKPGVSLDEAKDILHKHRIEKLPIVDDSGIIQGLITSKDITNNTDYPNASKDKKGRPLVGAAVGVKGDFLERSESLLNAGADVLVVDIAHGHSENAISTVRNIKKAFPDCELIAGNIATAQGAEDLIKAGVDAVKVGVGSGSICITRVITGSGVPQLTAVMDCAKIGNDHGIPIISDGGTRTSGDATKALAAGASSVMVGSMLGGTDESPGTVLTKNGKRFKVYRGMASLAASIGRKSKETGSISLEDDLNDYVAEGVEAMVPYKGTVTDILKQLAGGVRSGLSYCGAHTIPQMQQNAEFIKMSRAGFAESQPHDVLLM
- the folP gene encoding dihydropteroate synthase — translated: MTRIAKVGVGGKNPVRIMGILNTSPESFYKKSIQTTKTQIKNSIKEMENDGVDFIDVGGMSTAPYLSTMVSEKTESKRILEAVKIIQDVSNIPISVDTCRAKPARDALENGVEIINDISGLKYDEKMKDVISDFSPSLILCAFSSKTVTGNLMSTKKLLQESLKIAKKSHVPSEKIVLDPSIGFFRKKGNGPFFTKIKSDWVKRDLTIIQNLNSIKGNYPVLISVSNKSFLGEILQKDPSDRLFGSIAAEAISVVNGADIIRTHNVNATKDAITIASNLKK